A window of Solea solea chromosome 18, fSolSol10.1, whole genome shotgun sequence contains these coding sequences:
- the tmem260 gene encoding transmembrane protein 260, protein MSAEHTTSWILTGATVACVTALYVPCVQRTVPGGDSGELITAACELGVAHPPGYPLFTLLARLAMFFLPSLSPAHSVNLMGSLLGAAACGTLCITVCRLAGPGPGAVLAGGLFAVSRLSWQWSMVAEVFTLNNLFVGLLFFLIASLHCAQNAAQRKKIAHWGALCCGLGLCNQHTLVVYVLVTIPWVFQRLHSHKELSFRVLVSLGVCFLAGFLPYIYLPISSSLSTARWSWGDQTTLSGLLTHLLRAEYGTFSLAKTESSVNLTIMLQAQMNHCLADLSIPVLVLAVIGLLLATWDRTCRSVSWLLTVMLVVYSLFFSWRANLDISRPLLLGVVERFWLQSDAAVCVLAGLGLTQIQTELERRLGVGRVWKTTGWVLTLALLAQMMHSNHRECDQSGNGVVERFGTELLSSFPNDSIVLTRGDLPGNSLRYLHYCQGVRPDVRLVDQEMMTYTWYVAKLAQHLPDVHFPGRFWDPVHSEEKDAFNLEQFLSHNRQRYVFACIGLPDGDKSWEHRFSLWPMGVCDYLVPTQQQFHPEEWSRRTRHLYNWSEPHNSFHSSSWERVANEEMWQARMKTAFFLFDLAERIQGEGKARLFELSYTLYKEIVETHSNYPANWDKNFALACERLLRSGHRGHSPDSLLTCSTRHFSLYLEKEPTDPQAPAIRSAVTHLLKERDRLQQSQRRNP, encoded by the exons GAGAGCTGATCACCGCTGCTTGTGAGCTGGGG GTGGCTCATCCTCCAGGATACCCTCTCTTTACCCTGTTAGCTCGCCTGGCCATGTTTTTTCTGCCGTCACTCTCTCCAGCCCACAGTGTCAACCTGATGGGGAGTTTACTGGGGGCTGCGGCTTGTGGTACCCTCTGCATTACAGTCTGCAG gTTGGCAGGTCCCGGCCCTGGAGCAGTGCTGGCAGGAGGGTTGTTCGCTGTGTCCAGGCTGAGCTGGCAGTGGTCGATGGTGGCAGAGGTCTTTACACTCAACAACCTTTTTGTTGGTCTGCTCTTCTTCTTAATTGCCAGTTTGCACTGCGCCCAAAACGCTGCGCAAAGGAAGAAG ATTGCACATTGGGGGGCGCTGTGCTGTGGGTTGGGGCTCTGTAACCAGCACACCTTGGTGGTGTACGTACTTGTCACCATTCCATGGGTCTTTCAACGACTCCACTCTCACAAG GAGCTGTCTTTTCGTGTCCTTGTGTCACTTGGAGTGTGTTTTCTTGCCGGCTTTCTGCCGTACATCTACCTGCCCATCTCCTCCAGCCTCAGCACAGCCCGCTGGAGCTGGGGAGATCAGACCACATTGTCAGGACTACTGACCCACCTGCTGAGGGCTGAATATGGCACCTTCAGTCTG GCCAAGACTGAGAGCTCTGTGAACTTGACCATAATGCTACA ggCCCAGATGAACCACTGCCTGGCGGACTTGTCCATTCCTGTTTTGGTGCTGGCAGTAATAGGCCTTCTCCTCGCCACGTGGGACAG GACGTGCCGTTCAGTATCCTGGTTGTTGACTGTTATGCTGGTGGTCTACTCgctgtttttttcttggagAGCCAACTTGGACATCAGCAGACCCTTGCTGCTCGGAGTG GTTGAGCGTTTCTGGCTCCAGAGCGACGCCGCGGTGTGTGTGCTGGCGGGCCTCGGCTTGACGCAGATTCAGACCGAGCTGGAGAGGAGGCTGGGCGTTGGTCGAGTGTGGAAGACCACAGGCTGGGTGCTCACTTTGGCTCTCCTGGCACAAATGATGCACTCCAATCACAG GGAATGTGATCAAAGCGGTAATGGTGTGGTGGAGAGGTTCGGCACGGAGCTTCTGAGCTCCTTCCCAAATGACTCCATCGTACTGACGAGAGGAGATCTGCCTGGAAACTCCCTGCGTTACTTGCACTACTGCCAGGGTGTAAGGCCCGATGTGCGCCTCGTCGACCAGGAG ATGATGACGTACACATGGTACGTGGCCAAGCTGGCTCAGCACCTCCCTGACGTCCACTTCCCTGGTCGCTTCTGGGACCCGGTCCACTCTGAGGAGAAGGACGCCTTCAATCTGGAGCAGTTCCTGTCCCACAACAGGCA GAGGTATGTGTTTGCCTGTATTGGGCTCCCCGATGGAGACAAAAGCTGGGAGCATAGGTTCTCTCTGTGGCCCATGGGCGTGTGTGACTATTTAGTGCCAACTCAGCAGCAGTTTCACCCCGAGGAGTGGTCCCGTCGCACTCGTCACCTCTACAACTGGAGTGAGCCACACAAcag tttccattcttcatcctgGGAACGTGTTGCTAATGAGGAGATGTGGCAAGCCAG GATGAAGACGGCTTTCTTTCTGTTTGACCTGGCAGAAAGAATTCAAGGAGAGGGGAAGGCTCGCCTCTTTGAGCTGTCTTACACT CTGTATAAGGAGATTGTTGAGACCCACTCAAACTACCCTGCAAACTGGGACAAGAACTTTGCACTGGCCTGTGAGAGGCTGCTGCGCTCAGGTCACCGCGGCCATAGTCCAGACAGCCTGCTGACCTGCAGTACTCGGCACTTCAGTCTCTACCTGGAGAAGGAGCCCACAGATCCCCAGGCTCCTGCCATACGCTCAGCCGTAACTCACCTGCTCAAAGAGAGAGACCGGCTCCAGCAGAGCCAGAGGCGAAACCCATGA